The following are encoded in a window of Methanobrevibacter ruminantium M1 genomic DNA:
- a CDS encoding Lrp/AsnC family transcriptional regulator — MCAKVNEDIIQLDETDISILKIINDDVRISYRQISRDLGISVGTVHNRIDKMLKTGVIEKFAPVLNHKKLGYALTSIIGVNVKGQELEQWEHDISKNKNVVGLYDVTGQYDAIVIAKFKDTDELDTFLKELLKTGCIEKTITQTVLNIVKEDVGSADIL; from the coding sequence ATGTGTGCAAAAGTTAATGAAGATATTATACAACTAGATGAAACTGACATTAGCATATTAAAAATCATAAATGATGATGTTAGAATTTCATACAGACAGATCTCCCGCGATTTAGGAATTTCAGTAGGAACTGTACACAATCGTATTGACAAAATGCTTAAGACTGGAGTAATTGAAAAATTTGCACCTGTCCTAAACCATAAGAAGTTAGGATATGCCCTTACAAGCATTATTGGAGTAAATGTCAAAGGTCAAGAATTAGAACAATGGGAACATGACATTTCCAAAAACAAGAATGTTGTAGGCCTTTATGATGTAACCGGTCAGTACGATGCAATAGTGATTGCCAAATTCAAGGACACTGATGAATTAGACACCTTCCTTAAGGAATTGCTTAAAACAGGATGCATTGAAAAGACAATTACTCAAACTGTACTTAACATTGTAAAAGAGGACGTCGGATCTGCTGACATCCTTTAA